In Terriglobus sp. TAA 43, a single window of DNA contains:
- a CDS encoding ABC transporter ATP-binding protein, with amino-acid sequence MIELKSIERSYKHAVGETWVLRRINITVRPGEFITLMGPSGAGKSTLLNVLAMLDDGWRGEYWLDHEPIHAMNRKQRAEVARRKIGMVFQSFHLLDDLTVAENIELPLSYKNMPRSERQALVADTLDRFQIVGKKDLYPSQLSGGQQQIVGVARAVIHKPELLLADEPTGNLHSAQAAEVMQLFTELNQAGTTIVQVSHSMENARFGSRIIELRDGWMTPENEIPA; translated from the coding sequence ATGATTGAACTAAAGAGCATTGAACGAAGCTACAAACACGCCGTCGGCGAGACGTGGGTTTTGCGACGCATCAACATTACAGTGCGTCCGGGTGAGTTCATCACGCTGATGGGCCCCAGCGGCGCAGGCAAGTCCACACTGCTGAACGTACTCGCCATGCTTGACGATGGATGGCGAGGAGAATACTGGCTCGACCACGAACCCATTCACGCGATGAATCGCAAGCAACGCGCAGAAGTCGCACGTCGGAAGATCGGCATGGTCTTTCAGAGCTTTCATCTACTGGATGACCTTACTGTGGCGGAAAACATTGAGCTTCCGCTCAGCTATAAGAACATGCCGCGGAGCGAACGGCAGGCGCTGGTAGCCGACACACTCGATCGCTTTCAGATTGTCGGCAAGAAGGACCTCTATCCCTCGCAACTTTCCGGCGGCCAGCAACAGATCGTGGGTGTCGCGCGCGCAGTCATTCACAAGCCTGAACTTCTGCTTGCGGATGAGCCCACTGGCAATCTGCACTCAGCACAAGCCGCCGAGGTCATGCAGCTTTTCACAGAGCTGAACCAGGCAGGCACCACCATCGTCCAGGTAAGTCACTCCATGGAAAATGCGCGCTTTGGTTCACG